The Maylandia zebra isolate NMK-2024a linkage group LG4, Mzebra_GT3a, whole genome shotgun sequence genome includes a window with the following:
- the LOC101483721 gene encoding cysteine protease atg4da isoform X1 yields the protein MKPSTSSAQFVDQSTADDLMDDWVFFSTESAVSQGLEDSRDDQEAEDKGRFKDKLVSAWNSVKYGWTLKQKSKFSKRSPVFMLGKSYELKDEVDQQHFRWCFASLLWFTYRRGFRPLPGSSLTTDSGWGCVLRSSQMLLAQGLLLHLMSPGCTWSGNQRVVKDDMDLMHSVNDGFSSSERESKRSRHLSWGSILDRPVESTHRRILRWFADNPTAPFGIHRLVELGKSSGKKAGDWYGPSIAAHILRKAVEAAVVDLPNLVVYVAQDCTIYLQDVRKLCERPLPQHWKSVLILVPVRLGGQDLNPSYITSVKKLLMLECCIGIIGGKPKHSLFFVGFQDDHLLYLDPHYCQPTVDVTNNFPLESFHCKNPRKMPFSRMDPSCTIGFYAKGQMEFESLCASVNEAVSASAETYPMFIFEEGKTREEARANTPTHSVTFLQRKTQLGRVDTNNSMDEFVLL from the exons ATGAAGCCTAGCACCTCCTCTGCTCAGTTTGTGGATCAGTCTACTGCTGATGACCTCATGGATGATTGGGTCTTTTTCTCTACTGAATCAGCTGTTTCCCAGGGCCTAGAAGACAGCAGGGATGACCAGGAGGCAGAGGACAAAGGCAGATTCAAAGACAAGTTGGTCTCAGCATGGAACAGCGTCAAATATG GCTGGACCTTGAAGCAAAAATCTAAATTTAGCAAGCGCTCTCCTGTGTTCATGCTGGGGAAATCCTATGAGCTCAAAGATGAAG TAGATCAACAGCATTTCCGTTGGTGCTTTGCATCGCTCCTGTGGTTTACATACAGACGAGGTTTCCGTCCGCTCCCCGGCTCCTCTCTGACCACCGACAGCGGTTGGGGTTGTGTTCTACGCTccagccagatgctgctggcACAGGGCCTGCTACTGCATCTGATGTCACCAG gttgcACCTGGTCTGGGAACCAACGTGTTGTCAAAGATGACATGGACCTGATGCACTCTGTGAACGATGGATTTAGTTCGAGTGAAAGGGAAAGCAAGAGAAGTCGACATTTGAGCTGGGGGTCCATCCTGGATAGACCCGTGGAGAGTACACACAGAAGGATTTTACGCTGGTTTGCAGACAACCCCACAGCTCCCTTTGGCATACATCGGCTTGTAGAACTGGGCAAAAGCTCAGGGAAGAAGGCTGGGGACTGGTATGGTCCGTCCATTGCGGCACATATCCTCCG GAAAGCTGTGGAAGCTGCAGTAGTGGACCTTCCCAATCTAGTTGTGTATGTAGCACAAGATTGCACCA TCTACCTGCAGGATGTGAGGAAGTTGTGCGAACGGCCTCTCCCTCAGCACTGGAAATCTGTCCTCATCCTGGTTCCTGTGCGTCTTGGCGGGCAAGATCTCAATCCGTCCTACATCACCAGTGTCAAA AAACTCTTGATGTTGGAGTGCTGCATCGGGATCATTGGCGGCAAACCAAAGCACTCTTTGTTCTTTGTTGGCTTCCAGG ATGACCATCTGCTGTACTTGGACCCTCACTACTGTCAGCCCACAGTGGATGTAACAAATAACTTTCCCTTGGAG TCGTTTCACTGTAAGAATCCCAGGAAAATGCCTTTCTCTCGCATGGACCCCAGCTGCACCATCGGATTTTATGCAAAAGGACAAATGGAGTTTGAGTCGTTGTGCGCAAGTGTTAATGAG GCTGTGTCAGCATCTGCAGAGACATATCCCATGTTTATATttgaagaaggaaaaacacggGAGGAAGCGAGAGCAAACACGCCCACGCACAGCGTCACCTTCCTACAGAGGAAGACCCAACTGGGAAGAGTCGATACAAACAACAGCATGGATGAGTTTGTTCTATTGTAA
- the LOC101483721 gene encoding cysteine protease atg4da isoform X2, with product MKPSTSSAQFVDQSTADDLMDDWVFFSTESAVSQGLEDSRDDQEAEDKGRFKDKLVSAWNSVKYGWTLKQKSKFSKRSPVFMLGKSYELKDEDQQHFRWCFASLLWFTYRRGFRPLPGSSLTTDSGWGCVLRSSQMLLAQGLLLHLMSPGCTWSGNQRVVKDDMDLMHSVNDGFSSSERESKRSRHLSWGSILDRPVESTHRRILRWFADNPTAPFGIHRLVELGKSSGKKAGDWYGPSIAAHILRKAVEAAVVDLPNLVVYVAQDCTIYLQDVRKLCERPLPQHWKSVLILVPVRLGGQDLNPSYITSVKKLLMLECCIGIIGGKPKHSLFFVGFQDDHLLYLDPHYCQPTVDVTNNFPLESFHCKNPRKMPFSRMDPSCTIGFYAKGQMEFESLCASVNEAVSASAETYPMFIFEEGKTREEARANTPTHSVTFLQRKTQLGRVDTNNSMDEFVLL from the exons ATGAAGCCTAGCACCTCCTCTGCTCAGTTTGTGGATCAGTCTACTGCTGATGACCTCATGGATGATTGGGTCTTTTTCTCTACTGAATCAGCTGTTTCCCAGGGCCTAGAAGACAGCAGGGATGACCAGGAGGCAGAGGACAAAGGCAGATTCAAAGACAAGTTGGTCTCAGCATGGAACAGCGTCAAATATG GCTGGACCTTGAAGCAAAAATCTAAATTTAGCAAGCGCTCTCCTGTGTTCATGCTGGGGAAATCCTATGAGCTCAAAGATGAAG ATCAACAGCATTTCCGTTGGTGCTTTGCATCGCTCCTGTGGTTTACATACAGACGAGGTTTCCGTCCGCTCCCCGGCTCCTCTCTGACCACCGACAGCGGTTGGGGTTGTGTTCTACGCTccagccagatgctgctggcACAGGGCCTGCTACTGCATCTGATGTCACCAG gttgcACCTGGTCTGGGAACCAACGTGTTGTCAAAGATGACATGGACCTGATGCACTCTGTGAACGATGGATTTAGTTCGAGTGAAAGGGAAAGCAAGAGAAGTCGACATTTGAGCTGGGGGTCCATCCTGGATAGACCCGTGGAGAGTACACACAGAAGGATTTTACGCTGGTTTGCAGACAACCCCACAGCTCCCTTTGGCATACATCGGCTTGTAGAACTGGGCAAAAGCTCAGGGAAGAAGGCTGGGGACTGGTATGGTCCGTCCATTGCGGCACATATCCTCCG GAAAGCTGTGGAAGCTGCAGTAGTGGACCTTCCCAATCTAGTTGTGTATGTAGCACAAGATTGCACCA TCTACCTGCAGGATGTGAGGAAGTTGTGCGAACGGCCTCTCCCTCAGCACTGGAAATCTGTCCTCATCCTGGTTCCTGTGCGTCTTGGCGGGCAAGATCTCAATCCGTCCTACATCACCAGTGTCAAA AAACTCTTGATGTTGGAGTGCTGCATCGGGATCATTGGCGGCAAACCAAAGCACTCTTTGTTCTTTGTTGGCTTCCAGG ATGACCATCTGCTGTACTTGGACCCTCACTACTGTCAGCCCACAGTGGATGTAACAAATAACTTTCCCTTGGAG TCGTTTCACTGTAAGAATCCCAGGAAAATGCCTTTCTCTCGCATGGACCCCAGCTGCACCATCGGATTTTATGCAAAAGGACAAATGGAGTTTGAGTCGTTGTGCGCAAGTGTTAATGAG GCTGTGTCAGCATCTGCAGAGACATATCCCATGTTTATATttgaagaaggaaaaacacggGAGGAAGCGAGAGCAAACACGCCCACGCACAGCGTCACCTTCCTACAGAGGAAGACCCAACTGGGAAGAGTCGATACAAACAACAGCATGGATGAGTTTGTTCTATTGTAA